The proteins below come from a single Benincasa hispida cultivar B227 chromosome 4, ASM972705v1, whole genome shotgun sequence genomic window:
- the LOC120076184 gene encoding uncharacterized mitochondrial protein AtMg00810-like, whose product METDKCREDKDEGGGNTENMIDEKTAKNDRSKAKGPLDVKNAFLNGELEKEVYMSPPPGFERIQTRDSGKIVVLIVYVDDIVLSGDDEGEITRLKTRMAREFEIKDLGKLSYFLVMEVARSRQGISISQRKYTLDLLKEIGKTGCKPADTPVEYNAKLGVINNKVPVSKERYQRLVGKLIYLSHTRPDISYAVSMVSQFIQAPYEEHMTAVEHILRYLKGTLGKGLMFRKSGKRTIVAYTNSDWAGSVVDRKATSGYCTFVWGNLVTWRSKKQGVVAKCSAEAEYRVMSLGICEKSG is encoded by the exons AGGTGGCAATACTGAAAATATGATAGATGAGAAAACAGCTAAGAATGATAGAAGTAAAGCAAAAGGTCCA TTAGATGTTAAAAATGCATTCCTGAATGGAGAACTTGAAAAGGAAGTCTATATGAGCCCTCCTCCTGGATTCGAGA GGATACAAACAAGGGACTCCGGGAAGATTGTCGTCCTcatagtgtatgttgatgatattgttcTATCTGGCGATGATGAGGGTGAAATTACAAGGCTTAAAACGAGAATGGCCAgagaatttgagattaaagaccTTGGTAAGCTGAGTTACTTCCTTGTAATGGAAGTGGCTCGATCAAGACAAGGTATTTCAATATCGCAAAGGAAATATACACTGGACTTGCTCAAAGAAATTGGCAAGACTGGATGTAAACCTGCTGACACACCCGTGGAGTATAATGCAAAACTTGGTGTTATAAACAACAAAGTTCCTGTTAGCAAGGAACGGTACCAGAGGTTGGTTGGAAAGTTGATCTACCTGTCccatacaagaccagatatttcaTATGCAGTAAGCATGGTAAGCCAATTTATACAAGCTCCCTATGAGGAGCATATGACTGCGGTTGAGCATATTCTTCGTTACTTGAAGGGGACTCTTGGTAAGGGTCTGATGTTTAGGAAGTCTGGAAAAAGGACTATTGTAGCATATACCAATTCTGATTGGGCAGGCTCTGTCGTTGATAGAAAGGCGACCTCTGGGTATTGCACCTTTGTTTGGGGTAACCTTGTCACCTGGCGAAGTAAGAAACAGGGAGTGGTGGCTAAGTGTAGCGCTGAAGCTGAGTACAGGGTAATGAGCTTAGGGATATGTGAAAAATCTGGTTGA